GTcttatgatgaatgatgaatataattctatttattttaattaaatgttttgcCGTCCGTAAATATTAGTTAGGCTTCTTTTTACCTTTGAATTCTTAAGTTTTCTAGTAACAATCCCTACGATTGCGATTATTCTGCCATTTATTTGACTTACTGCTTacacgttttaatttttttttgctttgtgACTTTATCTAACTAATATTTCTTCATTCTGGTTATTATTTGAATTCACGTcagtagtaaaaaaaagtttaataataagtaCTTTTGAATGTTTGGAAATTTAATTTCACAGTACATTTGTgagttatttgaataaaaagttcAGTGTCTGCTGTATTCGCGCAAGAGACCGGAACAAATGGACCGGTTGTTGTAACTGTACTAAGGTCGTTTAGACTTTTCTTTTTGATTGAACTAGAGTCTAGATTATTGTGAAATTTTTCTACGCCCTTTTTCAAATATTCTACTGATATCCTATCTAAATTCTATATGTTTGGCACTTTGTGAGACTTCATAATAATGTTGGTGAATATAAGTTTAACAAATTTttgtatcataaatatttatagtcaTTTGGCTGagaataaaatttgttttgattCGTAAAAATAGATAATCACTATCATGGTAGTGCGTAACACTGGTTTCgtaaaattttatatgaaaataattttataaatctgctgtaactaaataaatgtaaatattattttgtgcaTTTCGAGTTTTTATACCCATATATTTTAAGACTAGTAGCCGTCTACGggttcacctgcgtagttccctaTTCCATaggaatatatagcctatattagttgctgataatgtagcgttgcattggtgaaagaattattaaaatcgtttcAATAACTaatcgtaacaaacatacaaaattattatatatttattggctTAGATATAAAAGGTACAACAATAATACTtctttaattcatttattattctcaaaatatttttttgtgtttttcttattaaactaaaataatcttcaaaatgttaatttttttacttttgtctaTTATGATTTGTCTGCATATTAATGTTACGGGTGAATTACGTACAGAGTTCTAAATAAATTGACGTTAAACTGGTAGAGGACTGCAAGGCAACCTTCCCCCTGCCGCTGGGTTGAAGTGCTTGGTGTACACGTTGACATTGAGGTGAGGTCTTCGCGGGAAGAAAACCCTTTGACCAGCTTCATCTATGAAATCTGAATATTCCATGGACCACTCACGCTTCATGCCACATTTTTCACAGATTTTTGACCTGAGAGATTAAAGCatagttgtttttattattattttacttgtaaTGCTcgtgagagctgtgatagcccagtggatatgacctctgcccccgattacggacggtgtgggttcaaatccggtccggggcatgcacctccaacttttcagttatatgcattttaagaaattaaatatcacgtgtctcagacattcaaggaagcctgcatacctagagaattttcttaattctctgcatgtgagaggtctgccaatccgcattgggccaacgtggtggcctattggcctaacccctctcattctgagagaagactcgagccgaatatgggttgataacgaacgaactcGTTTTAATGAGAGAAATATCGTGAGGAAGAATAGCTTGTGGTAGGTACTTCTGAAGTTTTAGgggcataactttttatttagaaaGATATGTCCCTAACGCAAATGTGGGCATACTGCCCACGTGATGGTATTTGGAAAACCATTCCCTATAACACAGCAACTAGCAGTACATGCAAGCGATAACTAGTGCCTGTCAACTGGAGATGTAAGTTATACTTCATTGTGCCTGCAATCTGACCGGCACACCGTAGATTTCAGACAAGAACACAACTATGTTGCCTAACAATATAATTAAGCACGGCAATATCTCCGGATAAGCTCACAAAGCACACCACTACTCGTTCTATAGGCTAAAGCTGTCTTGTGCCTGTTAACCTGAGTCTTAAGTGTTAatattctgattctgatttcTGATTAGTCGCGCAAAGGAAGGAAGGTTAACGACTGTGGAACAATACTTACATGTAATGACTAACAGAGATGACATGCGCTAATGGGAATCGGGATTCCTCTGCGTGCTCTAGCGCTGCCTTCAGAAGTAGAGTAGCAACGCCCTGACCTGCCACTTCGGAAGCTGTTCCCAGAACCTCTATCTGtcgaaataaaaattcataaaaggTAGAAATATAAAACGTCTTCATCAGTCTAAATTATCATTGCATTTACCAATTTTCGCTTTAgatttaaatatctataacaATAGAAAGGTaatctaattatattatattcgtaGGCAATTGTTAATAAGTCATGGATGTTAGCTTTAGAATCTTACTTTCACTGAtttttacttgtattttttctttacaagacACTCACATCGTACAAAAAATTGACATTATATTTGTTGAATAAACTGGGACTCTTCAAACAATGCGCCATAAAGTACATGCGATATCGCTCCGCGTTGCAGACGGTGTAGTGCGCCCAGTCCTCGTACTCGTCGACCATCCACGGAAACGTCTTGTTCGCCACACTCACGCCAATTAGCTTCTTCTCTTTCGTACGATGAAGGAATTCAAAAGCTAATAGACGATCACCTGGGAGAACAAAATGATATCCATTATGTTATgctgagccgaacatgggttgcgAATGATTTACCTACTACAGTTGCAGTATATTTATTGATGGTTAATACGATTATAAATAGCACATCCCAGAATACGCTTAACATATGAGTTATTTGAAGCCATTTTTATTGTTGGTATATTTAGTGTACTTTATCAAACTTAATTAATTCAGACGAAAGTCAGAGTGGAGAACTAATCCATAACCCTTCTTACACTGAAAGGAGATTCGTATTCAGTTGCTATAGCAGATACCTGTATTGGAATATTTGTCAGTGAGTGTCTCCAGGTAGGGGCTGTTGAGACACATCCACAGCCCCACCACACTGGGCTCCCGCGGCCAGTAGTGTGTGAAGAGGAATGACCTGATGAGCTTTGCATGGCACTGGTTCCCTCGTTCGATGGTCACATCTTGTAAATTGAAGCACTGCacaaaaaatttgaattaaCTCAGAAATCCCGTtgctttttgtaatattaacacagtgaaaatataataaattgacaCAAATTGGAATACTTGGatatcttaaataaatatttagctaCGCCAGTTTTGAAGAAGGTAACGACCAAAACTTCACGCTTCCTAAAATGTACTCTGTTAGCAATAGCTAAAGTGTCTAACCATCTATTAAGAAAATGAAACAATCTTATAATGTGGCAATGGCAAGTTCAATGCTAGATCCTGCTAAATTTATAGAAATACTTTGTGAAGCTATCGGAAAACATGAAGGACATCTAAATCATCGATAGAAAAACTGTGCTTCCGGGGAAGTAAATATTCATCATTTTGCTACACATTATTTTGCATTGGATATAAACTGTACCGGTTTCTTGTTTATAGGGTAGTAATGAATGTCACACGGTGTTTGTTTCTTTCTAAAACGCTTGGCTTGTGAATTTATGCAGGGTTGAAAGGATCGTCCTGGTAGCAAGAAACCATTCTTTAAATTCCAAAGTCGATTCATTGCTCAGGGCTTCAAAGGCTATTTCatcttcattttatttaaaaactgaaatttaaTTGGTTTTTGTtggttattttttgtaatgttattGAAATTGACAtcaaaatgacagaaaattcgAAGAAAAACTTGTAGAAATCTTTATGATTTCTGCAAGTTTACGATTaccaaaaattatgaaaatataaaaccttCACGGTTTTAATAGCCTGTTTCACGTTCTTGACATGTTTCAAAATAGGAAAAAATAGCTTATTTGTCACAGCCGTCACCATGCCCtgaattgtattttatatatttcaaaatttctaaTAGAAACAATCAACCAAAATTCGTAACCATGCctaatttacacaaaacatAGATTCCAAAATTCCTGTGTTCACATTTACCATCAAAATATGTCAGTGCTCCGTTTATTGAAACTATTGCCGGCTAGTTGTGCGGTGAGGAACTCGGTAGCTCTTACCAGCGGTCCTCTCTCTCCCTCTACACTAAAGCAACGTCTACGCAATTTTGCTGATACTCCTAAAAGAGATCCTACCAGGAAAGTCATGGTAagttgaagaaaaaaaagaaatagcaaTTTTGGTGTTATAAGTGGTTAGAAAAgctaatgattttaataattgtagACTATTAGAAAATATGTTagacaaaagaaaagaaagggCTCCAAGTCAAAAGTATGAATTTTTAGAGTGTCAAAGAGAATATATTATATGTGGTTAATCTACTCCGTAGATGATAAGTTTACATTATAATACGCGTAGAAGTAAGATAGTAGATGTTGcaaatgatgaaaaaatatacacatattGTGTTACATTGTACACGTAACACTCATGTAGGCAGGTACTCATTTCTGTATTGTACCAGTTGTTGGTCATTTGTCAGAGCAGCATCCAGTTTGTTTCTTGATAGATTTAGTTAGAAGTTAAGATGACAGTGACAACACGTGAATACAAATAATAGGgtcaacttcctaactccaggctgctactAAGCTTAGACACTTTGTTTGTAGGCTTGACATAAGATTCTAACCTCATTAACTTATCCGTAATTAGCTACATACGGCACAGAAGAAAGGTCAAGAAAGTTACAAAGGTTGAGGCGGTAGTCAAAAACTAGGTTATTATAATAAGATGTGAAAATACTCTTTCCACCTGCCTTCTGAAATAGTCAATCTTGATATAAAAAGTGTTTGTTAACTAACCCTATGtacttgaaattttgaaaattttaatttattttttactcgttATGCCCACAACTGACTGCtccattggtccagtggttatccTTTAGGGTTTCGGATCACAAGATCCTGGATTCGAAACCAGGGTTGGGAtgtatatttctttcttttttcattatcattatcatctgatagcGGTCGTCAATGAATTTAACATAACTCTAAGCCCGCTTACAAGCATTGGAGTAGCGTAGTGagcctaagctccatatttcctCTCCTTTAAATAAGATAGGCCAGGCCAGGCCTGTAGGGAGCCTGGCCCTGATAATGACAATGAATGCTTACAAAAAATacccatttttattataaggcGCACGGCACAGAAGACGAAGTGCGCGTGAGGGTGAGACGAGCCCGGCCCGCCGACGTCTCCCGGGTGACTCGCTTCGTGCGGGAGAACGCGTGCCTCGCGTGGCCCGGTCTGGTCAACGGCTCGGAGACGCCCAACCTTATCATCCTCTCCGACTACGTTGCTAGAATGTTGGCTCAAGGTACCGTTGAAATGTGAAAGTATgtctgtatattattttttcacgACTAAGCCACtgattgaaaatattattggtTTATACTTAAATGGAACCAAAGAACATAGAAGATAATTTttggagtaatatttaaaaaaaaaattgtttctagAGGATTGGATATACATGAAACATAGTGTTTTAAGATCGCTGTAAATAtcgttatttttaaacttaaattgtAATAAGTTACAAAGGGATGGAAGCACACAATGATTTCCTCGCACGAAGTCGTGAGTGTTTAACTCCGctagaaataatattatgagtaTAAGATGTATTTGATCTCATAACATGACAAACGCTTAGTCAGGAATCCTGTGATCCAGGTCACACTATGCTGGCTGAGCAACAGGCGGACAAACGGGGCTGGTCGCAGATCCGGGGGCTGGCGCTCAGCTCCTCCACCTGCTCGTGGGACGCCCAGCTGCTGGAGAAGTGGGCGCAGTGCATGCGCTGCCCGAAGACTAGGAAACTGATGCTGTTCTCCGCGCACTGCTTGCAAGCTCCCGACCTGCACGATAAATACAAAGTCCATAAAGTTTTACAGGTAAAATTACTAATAGCCTCTTTCATCTAAAGTGACTTTGGCTGAAGAcctttatttagttttaaatttttttttcaagtgattCTCAGTACCAGTGAAGTTGGAGTGTTATACCCCCGTGCTTCGAAGATCACGtgataggtaggtagatacGCATTAGGGATAAGAGGGGCTATCCCTCACGTAGAGTCGTGCTCGTACAGGGAGATATAAGCGACCTAATACGATGAGTCGTATGGTTGTCGCGAGGAGAAACAATAACGATCCGTTTAATGTATATCTGATATGGATATATTTGGTAAATCTATCCATTTGCCTAGTTAATGTGGTCCTTCTCATATTTTCTATCAATCACGTCTATTGTAATGAATCCTGGATACCTAACTGTTTAGGAAATCAATCTAAGTATAATATTGAGATTGTCTAACCTAACCGCAGATATTGCGTTTGGAAATTGCTAGTATTTTTTGAGTAAGAGTATTAAGTATTAGCATTTTATTATTCAGTTTCAGTTATTACTGCCACCAAATAATATTGCTATATTACAAACCGAAGGGAAGTTGCCAATAACATTATAGGCACGTGAGATTTAACACCTACGTTTAAAATTAACGGGCACAGTGTAGCGCCTTGTAAGACACTTTTTTTACAACCACAGCAAAGTGCTGCTGTTTTATAGGCGATCGGTCTCCATATAACATTAAGTAAACCATCTTCTGTTCGTTTTCGTTTCTTTCGAAGATATAGATCATATTACTATATAAAATACaacatacttttatttacaGGTAGTTTTGATGGTTCCTCTCGATGCACCAAAAAGCTCAGAAATAGTTCAGATGCTCGTCCGGAACTCGATTCAGCGCGGTCGGGAAATGGGGTTTTCTCTTTTGCGGTTTGACGTCACTGAATATTCAATGTGAGTATTgggaatattttatttgtagtttaaccttaaattaagaatttaaaaataagcaaaaaaGATAGTTACTTTAACTATAACAGGAAACCAATGGATTTATGAAAATATCagatttaattaacatttttttcttttttcagagCAAAAGCACTAGAAGATCTACAATTGAAAAAAGAATATGAACTCAATTACGAAGTCTTACCCGACGTTATAAAGATATACTCCACCGATAACAAGGAAGACACCATACAACCCAATGGAAAAATATTAACAGTATACACATTTTCTTTAACAGACaaagaaaattgaaaataattgaaagaaatatctacaattagaaaaaaatattggagaaacaacgaaaataaaaatggaCTTGCAAGAAAATTTACATCGAAAATCGCTCGTAAATAAgaaggttaaaataaaaatcaaatgccTATGGAAATATTCAATCGACGAgagtaactaattaataaaatataatataattagttaATGGTGACAGCTGTTAATAAACCGTAATAAACTAtaacatgttttatttaatctagtatataaaaaaaattctacctCGTCAATAAAGACGAGTAGGTACAAATTCTATGTACAAAATCTAGTGTAAAAACAAGGAAGCagcctaaaaaatatttatggatgtacctatctataaaaaaaattggtataaTATGGATATTTCTTAAAGCGTGAATGTCATGTAGCAGTATTCTCTTAAGACCCTATTATCTCTTGGCCGAATGAATGGGCAGAGTGTAGAGGAtcttagattaaaataattaaagcacaaattttcttttcactagacgtaataaatattataaagccatgcctaattacagctttctagtctTGACAGACTCTGAATTATCGTTCTAacaactttatctaattaattaacaacggaatttgtatgcaattttcgCGCCCCAAGTAgctatttttttaagttggtccaTCTATAGGTCTATCGGGTATAACTCTTTTATATGGCAACCACgtcaattaaattaaagtaaagctCATCAGAATTTGTTATCCATTTGACTAAATATTTCAATATCTTTATCGAAGTTGCTCTCTATgagttcaaaaaaataattgaaataataattgtgAACACATTTGTGGATTGATTCAGTCTATCTAATTACAAAAGTACTTGTATAGTTAACATGTAATTTAGATATAGACACATTTATTGACATTTCACTGGTCTGCAATATTTACATTACTCCAAGCATTGATTTACGATTCGGCACAAGGTATAATTCTATGACTCCAAGATTTAAACAACGCTTATACTAGTTTccaaatatgtaggtacttacctttCTAAAAGTAATTCTCAATGAACGCTGTccatgtaaaattatttattgtagttTCTCTGTAAGAATTACTTAACGTGTTGCTAACAAATTCTACTAATACTCATTAAATTCctcattgttaaaaaatagtcagtaaaataaatttcaaatttcaaagaaAACTCATGCCAATTTTACAGTGGTTAGCGCTAAGTGTAAGTAACTCATTCatctgttaaattaaattttaaatggcgATCAAATTCAAATACTTAGCATAAATCGGATCTCACCTCGAAACGGAAATGATTCGTAACTTACGACGCTTAATAGAAACTTGGCAAAGTAAAGCAATGTAGGCAAAAACATCTGAATAAAACGGTCTACAATAGCATGCAAGAACTAAGAAGCAATCTCGCTGGGAAACCTGGAACGTTGGCTTGGCTCGGCGGCGAACGTTGTGAAAGATTGATCGCTCGCAATCGacagttatataaaacactaaGTTTGAAACATCGTGTGGAGTTTGTAGAGTCTGCGCTGTGAACGGACGGAACAGTTTTTTTATAAGCGGTGGGTTCAAACGTAATTGAAAAACGTAAATGACTAAAATACCCAGATGCCATACCGTTTTTGCTTCATTACTTCTATTGTGTAACACCGAACCGCGAGAACGTgacttaatttttttgaaatcatgTTTTCATACTCAATTGTAGGTGACTATTTGTGTGCATGTTTATTCGTGACTGTTATGGCTTAACAGTTGAAGTAGGTCTAGTAAGGTTTTACAGATTTTACTATCACTCGTAAGATTTATAAgccattgttttattatttatgtttgaagaaaattcgcatatttatttcatatcgtTAAAGATAATTACTAGATAGTGCAATATCTTGGGACAATGACGTCTAAGTACGCTGACAAATTtggttataataatttattgctaaattaactatttaattgTTGTATAGTTCCAGTATTAGAATGGCGTTCAAGTTATTAGCCCTCGGGCTTCTGCATATTGCTGTAGCCAACCCAACCAGCTCCCTTCAGGGTATTCAGGACATGCAAATGGTGGACGACACCGTGGCAATAGGAAGCTACGTCCGCGCCGTCAGAGCTGCAGCTGTGAGATCTtttctatattataaactaCCAGTTTGTCTTTTTTTGGTTTTGTCTTAAATGTTGTTCAGCTAACGTAAGCAGACTCGCTTTCAGACAAAATAAGTACATTAAAATGCGTGTTTGTTATCGTAATTTCATTATTCAACGTTCAACTGAAAATAAACAACGCAACTTGCTGACACCACAGCGCGACATACATAGCTGTGGATAGCTTGCTAGCGGTCGCTAATTCACCGCAGCCTTGCATGCGACTTCTgattaattacaatttcttacaatcaatttaataatttgtggtattaaaattaactaagaaaataaaatttcagccaCATCAGCAGAAACAGGAGCAGGAGGACTACAAAAAGACATACGAAAGTGAAAGTGACGGTGTGATCGGTTACTCCCGCAAGAAGAGCGGCGGCGGGAAGAAGGGCTACCAGCACTTCGACTCGTACCACAAAAAGGCTGGAGACCATTACGAGTTGGAAACCGAGGACTCGTATGGGAAAGACGAGGAGGGACAGCAGGGCGCGCACAGCCACCGCCACGAGAAGAAAGGTGAATTGAGAGCAGGCCCGCTTATTAGAAGACCGCTAAAAATTGCCAGAAAGCTTTTCAAATGGATATTTTAGAAGTTAGATAATTTTAGTATTCACGTAAATATCTACTTTGAAGATTACCTACCCACCAAAATACTTAGTCATAGAGACAGACAATTTGTAGTCACAATAAGtggaaaataaaaagattttcggTATCTATATAGGTGTTTTATTCGACATTAATGATTAGAATATTTTCATAGCAGAAAAGCCTCGCGAACAAAAACCTAAAGATGAAGAAGACGTGGAACGGTTGAGAGACGACATACCTGAAATTGAACATGAAGAACTAAAGTGAGTAAAGTTTTGAACTTAATAAAAAGCTAGATTTGGTTTTAGTTTTTAGAATTAATAAACTAACGTAATCCTTCCAACTAAGCTGACGACGTCAGTCAACACTTTTGGTGGTATGAGAACccactaaaaataattaataattattacgcCGTTTTGTTGAAGTAACGGTTTTTATCTCAGCTTcatattataatagaaaatataatgtaacggggttttatatttccttttttactaatcatcattatttatttattaagatcaagttacaatattacaattatcAGAACatattattgacaatttttaatatttttgatttatcgTGCCGTGATTTAGCCgtgattattattgttttgtaaggGAATATAAGTACCCAGAGATTTATATTAGTAAATGAAATACCTGCttccaattttgaaattattaaatgacTATTTTATTCCAGAGAGGGCGCTCCTGACGGCAACGGAGGAGTTGAGGCTCATGGACACGATCCTAACGACTACATCCTTCCGGAAAAGTACACCTATGGTTCCGGGGAAGAATACGATTTTTAACAACATAATCACGCCAAACAGAAATATCAAGAGAATTGCAAACCGTTGTAACAAAGCAAGAAGAAGCAAACTCCACCAAAGAATCTAATAATATCgtcataattttataacataactttcaagtttcaaataattgtaaaagctTGATAAACCAGTAAAATCACTGTGATAATATAttagaacaaaataaatacctaattatttaaacaccttttattttctttttcgaaAAGAAAACGagtaattttaaacaatgaatACTGACGACTATGATAATGTTTGCTCGTGTGTTATCACATTGAATAATACCTAATTTCTGCTTTTGTTCAAATAGCAATAACAAAACTTTTTGACAATGACATAGCAAacaattgacattgacacttGACAGTGACATTTGTTTTCTTTCGTCGTTTCGGGACTGACACCGACTGTGAAGCAGCAAAGCAATAATATTCGAAAgcggaaaaaaatataaaaacttcttTTATTATCCCGTTACAATTTGTGATGTGAGGCGCCGAGAGCTATACTACAAACATGGGTATTAGAAACATCGATATCATTGCAacgataatattaaatttgctACATGGCGCGTACACGGGTAAGTAGacaattatttaattgaatCAATTCGTCCAGGACGTGATATCCGAGAgctttattctttttaacaGAGCATATCCTGTCCTGCAACGTGACCCAGCTGAATCCTTGTCCGGGGAACTACCACGTATGTAACGCGACTTCTTTGCAGTGCACTTGTTTGGATGGATATGTCCAAACTAGTGATAATAGATGTATCGATAAATCTGTTATTGCAACTGCATCAGATCACGACGCGACGGCGGCGGTCGTGTCGATCTTCACAATAGCACTGGTGGTTGTAGGCCTTGTGTTAGTTATAAGGAAATACAACTTAATTGAGTATGTTCGtcataaaatcaatttaagGCGAAACAATGATGTTATGTACGAAGATGTGATGATCGGACAGGATGATCCACCCCTGGTTCCATAGTAGTCTTTACAGAGCCCAATGGCACTCTTAGTCTTCAAGCTTCAGATTCTCAACAGATTATTCTCATGCAAACTATTAGCACAAgctttcaatttaattttgaaacatattcatcattattttctAGCGTTTTGTGTACTGTTTTATGTAATGCTTAGACATTTTAaagactaaattttttttaaacataatataaaattatgtatgatTATTGATCCAAATCTTAGTATTAACCCCCAACATAAAAATTGAGGGGTTTTATAAGTTACATGTGTCTGTCTGAGTGTCAGATGCAgttcttttgtttgaaagttgATATAGTCTTTATGATAATGTTCTCTATCTCTTGTTTTTGCCTATTCGGCAACAGCTACTCGAAACACGCATCAGATCACACACAGGCTTCAATCATGTACCCTCATGTTACTTATGTACCTCATTTCTGTGCAGAATGGTCTGACACAGAGTGGACAAGTTAGGGTACCGTCAACATAATTATATGTGATATTGGGGAGTGGTTTGGCTTTAAGAAGTTCATAACGATTGCCTAGATCTTGCCtgcatttattttcaaaaaaaggtGCTCTGCTAAATTAAAGATATccattttgattgattttctaCTAACATCTTCCAACAAGTAGTCTAGTACAGTTGGCCAAATGTGTTTTCTGTACATCCTTATATCTCAAAAACTGTCCACCTTGTTGATGTTCTCTTTAGATATATTCACTTAAGATATAAAGGACAAAGATTTGATAGCCAATCTGAACATATCAATATTGGACATAAAAGTTGTTAATGATTGAATTCTTGAGTGTTAAGTTAcacaatttgaaattttaacttGTGTATTTATCAGCatgctaaatatttattttgtgtacacAAATGGAATTTATCTATGAAGcctaattaattattgacaGAATTAATAAAGTAATCATCATTCTTATTATAACATTACAAAGTAGCTGATAGCTGGCGTCAGTTTTCCTGTTTGAATGTTCATTATTATTGACAAAGTATGCAATTTTTAATACTcaactaaaaattatattgtataattataatttataatgttatttacttgtgaagttaatatttttaaatacattgaaAGGATTTAAATAAGATTccaatgtttattgttttatttagtcTGTCTATATTATCATCTATAGCAAAGCAAAGCAAAGTATGAATAGAATACAATGCTTAGACTTTTCAGTTATAGTGGAATCTGATTAAAATGTAGTCCAAGGAAATTGACAAAAATTACCAAGAGGTCATCAcaaaatgattacaaaaatggtttgtatgtatgtatttatatcacTGAATATTAATTCAGTGGTATAAAATCAAATATagtaattaagttttatttttgaaaatcattGTATGATCCAAGCTAAATTCCATTTTCTAACCTGCATATTAAATACACATTTCTTCTCAATCCTTTATAACATTTTCAAATACAAAGATTCTTCCAAACAAAATACAATttctaatttttcagttaaatttaaggtataagaatatttttattttttaattaatatttttattgcctaTTAAATAAAGgtctagttttattttatatgataaATTTAGAGTTTGCTTTGTCCGCTCAATGTCACCAAAGACTGAAATGTGGttacaaaattgtaattttgttcTCTCTAGTTTAAGTCACTTTTGTAATAAACACAAACAAGATAGCTATTCCCTCTGGAATCTGCAATATCTTGCTAATTCAACAGgatttaataatatcaataaacatCAGGACACCAGATAAGTTGATCCAATAAATGTagaatgaataataatttagtctACGTTTAAATTTGATTCACaattctattaaaattaaataaaaaatacatagccGCTTTAATATTGCTTAATATTATAACAACTCAAACTGAGTGAGACAGAGGGTTCTGTATCTTAGAAGGAACACATTATTTCTGtatgttatg
This window of the Bicyclus anynana chromosome 6, ilBicAnyn1.1, whole genome shotgun sequence genome carries:
- the LOC112052432 gene encoding uncharacterized protein LOC112052432, whose protein sequence is MNRLWNLKNGFLLPGRSFQPCINSQAKRFRKKQTPCDIHYYPINKKPCFNLQDVTIERGNQCHAKLIRSFLFTHYWPREPSVVGLWMCLNSPYLETLTDKYSNTGDRLLAFEFLHRTKEKKLIGVSVANKTFPWMVDEYEDWAHYTVCNAERYRMYFMAHCLKSPSLFNKYNVNFLYDIEVLGTASEVAGQGVATLLLKAALEHAEESRFPLAHVISVSHYMSKICEKCGMKREWSMEYSDFIDEAGQRVFFPRRPHLNVNVYTKHFNPAAGGRLPCSPLPV
- the LOC112052429 gene encoding uncharacterized protein LOC112052429 — protein: MSVLRLLKLLPASCAVRNSVALTSGPLSPSTLKQRLRNFADTPKRDPTRKVMAHGTEDEVRVRVRRARPADVSRVTRFVRENACLAWPGLVNGSETPNLIILSDYVARMLAQGHTMLAEQQADKRGWSQIRGLALSSSTCSWDAQLLEKWAQCMRCPKTRKLMLFSAHCLQAPDLHDKYKVHKVLQVVLMVPLDAPKSSEIVQMLVRNSIQRGREMGFSLLRFDVTEYSIAKALEDLQLKKEYELNYEVLPDVIKIYSTDNKEDTIQPNGKILTVYTFSLTDKEN
- the LOC112052430 gene encoding uncharacterized protein LOC112052430 isoform X1, with protein sequence MAFKLLALGLLHIAVANPTSSLQGIQDMQMVDDTVAIGSYVRAVRAAAPHQQKQEQEDYKKTYESESDGVIGYSRKKSGGGKKGYQHFDSYHKKAGDHYELETEDSYGKDEEGQQGAHSHRHEKKAEKPREQKPKDEEDVERLRDDIPEIEHEELKEGAPDGNGGVEAHGHDPNDYILPEKYTYGSGEEYDF
- the LOC112052430 gene encoding uncharacterized protein LOC112052430 isoform X2, which translates into the protein MAFKLLALGLLHIAVANPTSSLQGIQDMQMVDDTVAIGSYVRAVRAAAPHQQKQEQEDYKKTYESESDGVIGYSRKKSGGGKKGYQHFDSYHKKAGDHYELETEDSYGKDEEGQQGAHSHRHEKKEKPREQKPKDEEDVERLRDDIPEIEHEELKEGAPDGNGGVEAHGHDPNDYILPEKYTYGSGEEYDF